One segment of Fusobacteriaceae bacterium DNA contains the following:
- a CDS encoding ATP-binding protein, with the protein METTHRIKREQYLAKIRPFMGTDLVKVITGIRRCGKSVMLDLIREEINDEAHTIFLNFEEFKNAPLLTYQALHAYVDGVIGDSKEKWRLFFDEIQDVAEWEKAIRSLRVTYDADIYITGSNAKLLSGELSSFLGGRYVEFVIYPFSYAEFLQLSPEHTFEQYLTWGGFPFLDNLPLSGPSYGIYLRDIYNSIILKDVVRRNKIRDVDLLQRIVAYVMGSIGREFSATSLSKYFKNEHRPVSTDTILNYIKACENAFLFYHVKEEDLRGKDVLKLQGKYYVADHGLRQALYGRNRDDIAFVLENIVYLELLRRGYQVAVGKNGRQEIDFVAGKGEERLYVQVCYLLASPETREREFGAFKGLDSGWPRIVLSLDEVDMSYNGFRHIHLAKWLTEGLPPS; encoded by the coding sequence ATGGAGACGACGCATAGAATTAAACGCGAGCAATATCTGGCGAAGATCAGGCCCTTCATGGGGACCGATCTCGTCAAAGTCATTACCGGTATCCGGCGTTGCGGCAAATCCGTAATGCTCGATCTGATCCGGGAAGAAATCAACGATGAGGCGCACACGATATTTTTGAATTTTGAAGAATTCAAAAATGCGCCTCTTTTGACTTATCAGGCGCTGCATGCCTATGTGGACGGCGTCATCGGCGACAGCAAAGAGAAATGGCGTCTGTTTTTTGATGAAATTCAGGATGTGGCCGAATGGGAGAAGGCCATCCGCTCGCTGCGCGTCACGTACGACGCGGACATCTATATTACGGGATCCAACGCGAAGCTGCTTTCCGGAGAGCTTTCGAGTTTTCTTGGCGGGCGGTATGTGGAATTTGTGATCTATCCCTTTTCCTACGCGGAATTTCTGCAGCTTTCTCCCGAGCATACCTTTGAGCAATACCTCACCTGGGGCGGGTTTCCTTTTCTCGATAATCTCCCGCTGTCCGGGCCCTCATACGGGATCTATCTGCGGGACATTTACAACTCCATCATTTTGAAGGACGTCGTGAGGCGTAACAAGATCAGGGACGTGGATCTGCTGCAACGGATTGTGGCCTATGTTATGGGCAGTATCGGCAGGGAATTTTCCGCCACAAGTCTTTCGAAATATTTCAAGAATGAACATCGCCCGGTCAGTACCGACACGATTCTCAACTATATCAAAGCCTGTGAGAACGCTTTCTTATTTTATCATGTCAAAGAGGAAGACCTGCGCGGGAAAGATGTCCTGAAGCTGCAAGGCAAATACTATGTGGCCGATCACGGACTGCGGCAGGCCCTCTATGGCCGGAACCGGGACGATATCGCCTTTGTGTTGGAAAACATCGTGTACCTGGAACTTCTGCGGCGCGGCTATCAGGTTGCGGTCGGGAAAAACGGGCGACAGGAGATTGATTTTGTGGCCGGTAAAGGGGAAGAGCGGCTGTACGTGCAAGTTTGCTATCTGCTGGCTTCTCCGGAAACGCGGGAAAGGGAATTCGGCGCGTTCAAAGGGCTTGACTCGGGATGGCCCCGGATCGTCTTGTCTCTTGATGAAGTGGATATGAGTTACAACGGGTTCCGGCATATCCATTTGGCAAAATGGCTGACGGAGGGTTTACCCCCGTCATAG